The DNA region AACGCCACGGCTCTAGTCCAAGGAATAATAAGCCATAAAAAAGAGTAGACAACCAGAGCGGAGAAAAGCGCTAGTTTCTTCACGAGGCCGTCACGTAAGTGTGTACTGCATATCAGCACCTGTCAAACCTCTAAACATCCATGTTTTTACTATTCTATGCCTTAGTTGAGTATAGAGGTTCGGGTTTGTTGGCTGGATATACCCTCTGAGTCCCTGATCAGGGCTCAGGCAGTATTGATCCAAACAAGCCTTTGTGATCCTTACTTCTATAGGCGTGTTGATGTAAGGATCTGCCGTAACCATTGGTATACTTATTGCGAACAACAGCGAGTCGGACTCGGAACCAGTCCACGGGGCGTTCCACCAAACTCTTATATTGTTATTGTCGATAATGTCGACGCCATAAGAGCCGGCTGCGGCTTTTAGCGCCTGGCCCGCTAGAAAGGCAAGCAGAGATGCCACCTTGTTTGAGAAGAAGATCAAGATAAAGTTGATGGCGTCTAGTATTCTCTCAGCAAGGTCTATAAGTTCAGGCTTGGTAATATCGGCAACGGTGGATCCTACTATGTAGTTGGTCTTATACAGAGAAACGCTACTTGTAGAAGTTTTGGTGGGGACGCCTAGCCTCATGTATACCTCAAACCCCTTTATGTAGTCCACATAGCTCCCGGATACGGAACGCCCTGCAACTTGCAACATAACTCGCTGGTTTGTATCACCTCCATAGCTAACTCTAAGAAGGACGGCCCCGTGGTATATATAAGGGCCGACTTGGGGATTGGCTGGCGCGCCGTATATTTCTAGAACAGACGCTAAGTAGGGGTATCTCCATATAATATCCAATGTGTCGGGGAAATCTTTCCACTGTTCTACCCAGCGCCAGGCTCTAAAAACCTCGACAGTTCTGACCAGCACCGTCCTCACGTATGGGGTGGCACCATTGTCGTAAGCTATTTTGAGAACCCAGAAGAGCCCCCCGCCGAAGGATTTGGCATAGCTATAGGGATATGCGCTGAGGCTGTAAGTACCCGTGTTTATTTCGTAAAAACAGCCGTTGGTTCCGCTGTTGTAGCTACCGTAGGCAGTGGAACCCGCCACGTACCACATGCCGTTTAGCCACAGCTCCCACTTCAGCCCCGGGCATCCCCCGCCCACGGCATTTGTGGTCAACTGCAACCCTACGCCGCCTGTAAAAGTCCCCTCTACTAGGCCGTCAAAGGCGGCGTAGGGCCCTATTAGGATCCTATCCACGTAGTTGTATACCGAATATCCGCTGGGCTGTCCGTAGTAGTCTGTGGTTGTTGCGTAGGCCATCTCCGCTAGGGTGTAGTTGCGCTGGTTGCCGTAGTAGTACCTAAGGTACTGCACTGTGCCGTTTATGCCAATGGTGGGGGCGCCGGAATACGTGTTTATATAAACTCTAAGCCTGACCGCTAGCTGATAGTTTTTGCTATTGTCCAAATTCACGCCGGAGACCCACACCCTTGTCTTATTCGCTAGAGTGTAGGAGCTAGATTGGATAAGCGTGCAGGAGCCGTCTGCGTTTATACGATACACGTCGGCTATTAACACGCCGCTTACAGTTCCGCGCAGAATCAACACGCCTAGAGACAGCGAGGCGGCGTCGTAGCCTATATACGCCGCGTTGGCAACGTTAGTACAAGCGCTAACAGCCGATAGTCCGTACACCGGCACCACGTACTCTGTGTAGCTACTTCTAACACTCACCGGCCTAAAGTAAACACCGCCGTAAACATACAACGAAGATCCTGGGCTTGGGGCAGGCGTAGCCGCGGCAATTGACACGTCCGAGGTAGCCGCTATGGTTGACGCGCCCCCGGTTTTAGGCCCTCCTCCCCTTTCCAGCCTCGCCCTCCCGCGAAACTCAGGCTGGAAACCTAAGCGCCTCAAAGCGCTAAGAGCCTCGTCTAGGTCTTTGGCCACCATTTCTATGATCCCTCCGTCCGGCTTTCTGAACACCACGGGAAATTCGCCATCAGGCGTCTTCAACGTGGCATTCCCCCTAACCCTCGCCGGCTTCGCCCCGGCAGGCAGTGCTAGGATGAAATACCGGCGGTCGTATGTTGGTACAGGAGCCGTCTCATTTGTAAACAACACGAAGCCCAGCCCTACGTCTTTTGGAACAAAGACGACGAGGGACTGCTCGCCCAGAGCCCACAGGGCGCCGGGGATGTGAGGAATCTCGTCTCCAAGAGGCACGTCAGATTCGACTAGGTATACAAAAAGCCTCCCCCCTTGCTGGCCGGGCTGATCTACCATCTGGGCCACCACCGTAGTCGCCAGGACCGCAACGGCTATTAACATGAGTAGTACCCAATTCCGCATATTTGACACAATTTTGTACTCTTTTTTTTACTTTTGCCAATTGACGAATCCTATCTATCTTGTTGTCGATAATTGTTTTGTACAGGAATCGGCACTGGCGAACCTGTCGGCAGTAACTACGCGTCTGGGCTAACACCCGCGAACGCGATCGCCTCATAGCTACGCCGTATATCCAAGAGGGGTGCTTTTCTTAGTGAGGAGGAGCTACTCCCCAGCGCGTACGGGGGGGGGGGTGCCGACGCAACGCTGACAGCACCGCGCATGGGTCGGCCTCGACGCATTTAATCTCCACAGGCGCGTCGGGAGTCGGGACGACTGCGTCCGCGTCGCCGGGCGGGTCTGGACCTACGTGTATTTTATAGCCTACCTTCTCGCCGCGGAGGCCCTCGACTATTATAAAGTCGGCGTCTAGCTCGGCGCATTCCAGCCCCCGCTTATACACCACGTAGACCTCGCCGTTGTAGAAAACCACCTTGTCGGCTCCCGCCTTTCTCAGGCGGTGGGTGTCCTTGGTGGGCGGCTCCGGGTCGTGGTGGCTGAGCTTCACAGCCACTACTGTGTAGCCCCTCTCCTTCAGCCTTGCAATTATCCTCTCGGCGAGGGCTGTCTTACCTACGTCCTTCCCCCCAGTGATTTGAATTACGCAAGTCACGACAGCAGTCTAACGAGATTTTGCATCTCGTCTAGTGCCTTTCTGAACTTCTCCAAGGCCTCTTCTGTGGGGACGTACACCTTCCGCCCCCCCTCCTCCCTCTCTTGCAGAACGCCGTCTGCGACCATTCTCTTCAACAAGACGTAGCCGTAGACTGAGCTTATATCGAAGCCCAGCCGCCTAAGCTCTTGTATTATGGCGTAGCCGTGCAACGGGCCTTTCTTGTTAAGTATGCTAACTACGTAGAGCCAGAGGTTGCCTTGGCCTATGCAACGCTTGAAGCGCGTAAACGCTTTCATCTATCGCGTTTTCCCTCTATGAACTCGAGAACTGCCTTGTACGCGTCTTCGGGGCTCATGTGGACAGGCGGGTTTTTGAAGCCCCACGCCGATGCGCTTATCAGCGGTCCGCCGATGTTCCGGTCCATGGCCAGTTTGGCTAGCCTCACAGAGTCTGTGACGACTGCGGCGCTGTTCCAGGCGTCGTGGACGTCGAGCGTTGCCTCAATCCTAATTGTGAGGCCGCCGAAGATCTCCGCCTCGACTAGCGTGTGGGCAATTTTCCTATCCCCGAGGAAGTGTATATACGCCACCGGGGAGATGTAGGCGTCGAATTCTTGGCCCTCCGCCATCATCTTGACGGCGGCTGTCTTGGTCTTCTCCTTGTCCCCCTTCCTGTACATTAGGTTTACGAAGTCGGGGGTGCCGCCCACGTTTATCTGGTATGTGTCCCTTATCTTCACCCCCCTCAGCGCCAGTAGTCTAATTATCGTCTTGTGGAAGACGGTGGCCCCGATCTGGTTCTGGGTGTCGTCGCCGAGTAGCGGCACGCCCCTCTCCTGGAACCTCCTCTGCCAATACCCGCTGGTGGCTATCGAGGCGGGCATGGCGTTGACGAAGGCGACGCCGGCTCTCAGAGCCGCCTCGGCGTAGGCCTCAGCCGCCTTCTGCGCCCCCGTGGGGAGGTAGTTGACGAGGACGTGGGTGTTGGTGGAGTTGAGCTCTTTGAGCACGTCCTCCACAGTACCCTCCACCACCTTCGGCACGAGGCCGCCGGCGGGGACGCCGTCCAGCGCGGGCCCCGGCCTAACCACGACCCCCAGCTTGGGGGGCTTGTACACCACAGTGGCGTTGTTGGGAGGCTGGAAGATGGCCTCGGCGAGGTCGAGCCCGACTTTCCTCGCGTCGATCTCGAAGGCAGACGCGAAGACTATGTCGCGGGGGGTGTAGCCTCCTATGTCCTTGAAGGCGACGGCTGGCTCTATCTCCGGGTTGCGCTTATACATCTCAATCCCCTGCACGAGGGCAGAGGCGCAGTTGCCTACGCCCACTATGCCTACCCTGATGAGCATGTCTATCTAAACAGACCTGTTAATAAACAATTCTGTTAGCCTTGGCCACGCCAATTAAACCTCCATGCCGTAACCTACTCCTTTCACACCTCCGTGGATAGGCCAATGCCCTTAAGTCGTGGTCAACCTCTCCTCAGACGACGCCACCTTTCCCAGCTTATATCGCCCGACTTTGCTACAATCACAACCCCGCCTCTGTACAAGATCGCATAAAAAGTCGGCCGGTATATCTCAATATTGAACTTCTCGATGGCGTTGGCGGTGTTGGTTTACCCGGGGTGTGTTGAGGCGCTGGGAGGGGCTAGCCATCACTGCAATTGTGGCCAGCCCCAGGGGTTTGGAACTTGTGGAAACGACAAGAGATGTCGCGGTTTCAAACCGCTTGTAGAGGAAATGTTGTACAGACGAGGCAGTAGACGCAACATGGATGTCGGGATTACACGACGACAATGCGGTATACCGTGACTTCCCGAAACTAAGCCCCCGTATTCTGGAACTGTGCGCAACGATTACGCCAGCTTCTCAGCTACCACCTCCGCTATGTCCTTCACGTTTACTGCACTGTCTTTGGCTCTCTTAGCCTCGGTTAACATGGCGTTGCAGAAGGGACATTGCGTAACTATTGTCTCAGCCCCGGTGCCGGCCAGCTCCTCGAACCTGATGTGGCTTATCCTCTTCTCCTCGGGGACGTCGTACCAATAGTTCGCCCCACCCGCGCCGCAACAGAAGGTCCTCTCCCCGTGTCTAGGAGGCTCTTTCAAGGCCCCCAGCTTTACTACTATCTTTCTCTGCGGCTCTACCACCTTGTTGTGGCGAGATAAGTAGCAGGGGTCGTGTATTGTCAGACTCTCCAAGGACCCCCTCACTGTTATCTTGCCCTCTTCTACGAGGCGTTGCAACACCTCTACGTGGTGGTACACCTCCAGCTTTACGCCGAATCTGGGATACTCGTTTTTGAAAGTATTGTACCCGTGGGGGCATATCGTAACTAGCTTCTTCACCCCGTACTTTTCAAATATCTGCTTGTTGTTTAGAACAAGCTCTTGGAATCTGCTCTCCTCCCCCAGCCTCCTCACGGGGTCTCCACAACACGTCTCCTCGTCTCCGAGCACAGCCACCTTGTCCAACATGCCTGCCTTCTCGAGAATCTTTACAAAAGCCTTGACTATCTCCCTCGCCCGCCCGTCGAAGCTACCCATACACCCAACCCAGAGGAGGTACTCGGCCTGGGGATTCTCCGATATGTGCTTAACCCCAAGTTCGCGAAGCCAGTCGTGCCTCCCCACATTTGCCTGCATCAGCGTGTTGTGGTACTGGCTTACAGACATGAGCAGATCTGCCTTTTTCTGGTCAACCTTAGACTCAAACACCAGAGCCCTCCTTAGATCTACTATATAGTCGACGTGTCTGATATATACGGGGCACTGGTACATACAAGCGCCGCAGGTGGTACACGCCCACACCTCGTCTTCCGTTATCCCCACCTCGAATAAATCGGCGTCGTTTTTAGCCTCTGCAATTTTTGTTATTAGGGACATAGGGCTGAGCGGCCTCTTGGCGGCAAACGCGGGGCAGACGTCTTGGCATCTACTACACCTAGTACAGGCGTCGAACATTATGCCGTGTATTCCCCGCCACTCCCCCTTCTTTTTAACTCCCACGGTGATCTCCGCCTCGCCGCTCTCCATAACCTTTTCAAGCTCAAACGGCGTGGTCAACTCGCCCAGCGGCCTGTCAACGAGGAGGTAGTTGGCGTAGGCCAAATACATGTGTCGTAGCATTACCAGAGGCGACACGGCTATTAACGCGAATGCAACGGCAATGTGCACAAAGTAGGCGGCGAGGTACACCTCATGCGTCACAGGAGGCACTAAATACGATAGTGGAGACCACGGCGAGGGCCCCCCAAGGTAGTAGTCTACGCGGTATCTCCTCATTATCATACCAGTTACGGCTATTGCGAGAAAGCCTAACAACACCAAGATGTATTGGTTCGCCAGCTTCCCGTACCTCTCCCTACCGGCATATACCCTGTATATGCCGGCTAACGACCCGTAGATTATAAACACGGCGGCGACGTCGAGCAAAAACCTCATGACTAAGAAGAATAAGCCTCCGTACTCCACGCCCGTGTAATGCACCACAGACACTATAATAGTGCCGATGAGAGATATGCCAAGCCCAACTATAAGAAGAAGGTGGACAGTTCCTCCAAATACCTGTCGGGACAGGAAGCGGTAATGAGACAGAAACTCGGCCACAAATCTCAAAGACTTGTCAAGTCTTCTCACGCCCTGCTTAGTCACCGCCAAGAGACCAACTCCTCTATACGTCTTTGAAAGGCCGTATAAGAGGGCGAGAACCGACAGCGCCGCCAGCGTGTAGACAATTAAAAAAGTGTAATGAGGCACTCCTAGGTACTCTACATACCTAGCATCCATGAGGTGGAGAGCTCTAAATAGTATTAAGTATTGATATAGCCGATAGACGAATACTAACTAATTCTACAAATAGGCTTAAATGGGCATTTCCGGCACTCCACGCTCGGCGGCTTGTCGGCGGTTAAAACCTTCTTTATCTCGCTAAGTACTTGCAACGCGCTGTCGTCTCGTTCAACCTTCTCGACCTTGTCTCTATAAACCAGGTACCCGTACTTCGCCTTCAAGAGGTGGATGTATATCTGTAACTGCTTCTTGTGAGCCTCCCTGCTGGCCACCCCCGTCTTTATCTCAACAGGCAGGTACACGCCCCCACGCTTTATCACAACATCCACAACCCCCACCAGATTGTCTATTTCGACCTTGTACTCCACTATGACGTTGTCATACACAGCCACAGCTCTTTCATACCTCTCGTGTAGCAACTTCCCCTTCACAATGGCAACTGCTGAGTCTTTTGTAAACAGCTTCAGCCCAAGCCTATGTTGCACCCACAGAAGCCTCGGGCAGTACTCGTAGTCGTTTATGACAGAGGGGGAAAGCCGCTTGAAGTCGTAACGATAAGCATAGACGTCGGGTAGGAGCCTGAACACATCCCGCTCTTTTTTGAGTTCTCTAAGCGCGGTCTCCACATCCAGCTCCAAGTCGTCACAACGCGCCACCGAGCAGAGGGGTCTAGGTCGGAGAAGCTCCATCTGTCCCAAGCACCCGGCCAAATATCCTCGTGGGGCCATTCCTAAATACAAACACGCCGCCGTCTATGAACCACGGCCGCGAGAGCTCCAGCTTCACCACACCGCTGTCCCCCACCATGAGCTCCCCCTTGTCGATCTCCTTTATATACCCGCCTGTCCTCACCGCCTTGTAGTGAAGCACCCCGGAAAACCCCGGCCTTATCACAGTCGGGTGCCTTAACACCAGCACCTCGGCGGTTATCTCCTTTACAGCCTTAAGCGGCCTCGCCGACAGCGTCATCCCCTTCTCGATTTTGTCCACCTTGTCAAGTGCCACCGTGACGAAGCTACCAGCCTTCGCCGCCTCTACCGGCGTCCTGTTTAGGTGTATGGACTTGACCGCCGCTTGGGCCCACCCCCCGTCGCCGTAGGGGCCAACCCAGATTTTGTCCCCCACGCGGAGGGAGCCCCTCTCCACGAGCCCTCCCACTACGAGGCCGACTCCCTTCACTAGGTAGATGTCCGAGACGTACATCAAGAAGTCGCCTCCGTAGTCCCACCGCCTCCTCTTGGGGAGGAGCGATAGAAACCTCAGCAGTAGGTCCAGCCCGTGCCCCGTGACGCTGGAGACGTAGAATATAGGCGCCACCCGCCCCGCCGGCATAGCCTCGGCGGCTGGCACCACGTCGCCTGCGTCCCTCACAACAAAGGGGATTTTGCTAACCCCCGGCATCTTCAAGATTCTCACCACGTCGTCTACAGTCCTCTTAAAAACCTCGTCGGGCGCAATGTCTATCCTAGTGACGACCACGAAGACCGGTATCCCCAAGGCAACCGCGATTCCTAGGTGCTCCTTTGTCATTTTCTGCACCCCCGAATTCGCCGCCACGACCAACATGACGTAGTCAGGCTGGGAGCTGAACAACCCCCTCAGCGCAGTCCTCAGATACCGCTCGTGGCCCCCCACATCTACCAAGAGGATCAGCTTGTCGGACCTCTTGTACACCTCGGCCTCGTCTAGGGGGTCCACAAGCTTGTGGTTCACCACCGCGTCGCCGCTGAAGCCCAAGAGCCTCAGCGACACCGCCGAAGTCCTCCCCGAGAGCACCTCGTGCTTGTACCTAGAGGCGAAGGCCCTGGCCGCTCCCTTCCCGTCGTCGAGCCTCCCCGTGGTCAAGACCCCTATCAGAGTGGACTTCCCCGCGTCGACGTTGCCCATCGCCACCACCGTCACCGTGGGGGGTGGCTCCTCCCGGCCCACCAGCCTCACCAAGACCTCCGCCACTTTCCCCCTCACCCCCTCCGACACCCTCAGCACGTAGAGAGAGGCCCCAACCCTCCTAGCCGCCTCCCGCAACACCCCCAAAGCCCGCACCAGCCCGTCGTCGGGCAGCCCAACCGGCCTCCCGTCGTCTGAGACACCGATTAGGTAGACAGCCTCGCCGCCCCCCTCCAGAGCCCGGCGCTTGAGCTGCCCCGCCAGCCTATCCACGTCCTGATAGCCGAGGGTGAGCTTATACTCCACATTCCCCTCCTCAGACTCCGGCGGAAACACAGAAAAATCAGCGGCCAGTATTAAAAACGTTGTTTAACCCACAGGCCTTACCTCAGCCCTGTAGGCTGGCAAGATCCTCTCCTCGGACTTAATCGACTGGGGCTTCGTGCTGACCGGCTCTATCCTGTCGACTACCTTAGCCACGTAGGCCCTTAGCCTTACCTCGTTGCCTCTTGGAGGCTCTGTGGGACATGCGCCCTGCGTAGTGAAATAAACGGTGTACGTCACGTAGCCGCTGTCTGGACCTGCGCCGAAGAATATCACTGTAAGAACCTTACTGTTGCTATCCCAGTAGTAAGTATAGTAGACCTCTGGCACGTTTGTCACCGCATTGCCCACCCACGCCTCGATAGCATATGGCATATTATACGTCTTTGTGGTGAACCCACCAGATATGACATACGCAACGTCGTTGAAGCTACAGGTGTTTACTGCTACGTTGGGCGACGCCGTGTTTGCAAGGAACATCGCCGCCAGCAGTACAGGAATTATCCCCCACATCATGAACACGCTGTGTTTATTAGATTATAAACCTAATCTACTTAAAGTAGAAAATCCTACGCAACCATTCCAGAATAGACAAAGTCTCCTTCGCCCCACGCTCTGTTAGGTAGTAGAAGCCGTCCCTCTCGGCGACTAGGCCCTTCGCGACAAGTAGCTGGAGGTATTTCTGGAAGCTGTGGTAGTTCAGCCTGCTCAGTCTCCAGAGCTCCGTCTTCCTCATAGGTCTCTCCATGAGGAGGGAGAGGATCCTAATCACTACGTCAATATCGACCTTGTCCATCGCCTAACCCGCCTAAGGGCCCACCATCCCCACAGCGCGTTGGCCACCCCGGTGGCCAACGCTGCAGTGCCTAGGGCCTGATCTAGCAAGACTATTGGCACAGCCAGAGAGGCCGCGGCCAGCCCCGCCGCGAGGGAGGCGCGGAGGGCCCGGTACATCCTCTCAAGGGAGCCTCCGGCGGCTAGGAGGAGGGCGTAGAGGTACAGAGCCATAGGCGCCGCGAGGGCGTACGCAAAGTAGTTCACGTAGTAGAGGGGGGCCCAGTACGCCTCCCGCCCCACCACGTAAACACTCCTGGGGGCGGCGGCCACAAGGCTACCCGGCGTACAGTTGCCCACACACTTCAAAACGCCCCTAGCGGAGACGCCGCCCCACTCACTGCGGAAAGTCCCGTTTTGGTACAGCACTATTTCACCAACCTTGGCGAAACCTCTATAAATTACGCAATCGTAATAGGTGCCAGAAGATGTGCAGATGCCATAATACCTCTCCGAAAGCGAGACCATTGCAAATACCAAAACCACAACGCTCAGCACCAAGAGGACGTACAGCCTCACAACACGCCGCGGCCCCGTCAATAAATACCTTATCTACCTAAAGTAGATGCCAATTGCCACGCCGAGCTCCGTCGAGGCGCCAGCCGCGCATCTCACCCGAGGCCCGCCCACTACAAGCCACGCCGCCGTGTGCGGCCCGGGGCGGCCCCAGGTCTGCCGGGCCGATGCGCCCCAGCGCCTCTTCAGCCGGCGAGGTGTAATTTTTAAATACGTGGCGAGGACTCGTCATGGGGTTAGATGACTTGCGCCAGGGCCTCTTCGCCCTTGTCATCGGCCTGCCGATACTCTTCTTCACCGTCCTGGGGCTTGTAATCGCCTCCAGCTACTCCTACCCCAGAGAGGTGGTTCTACCCAGCGGCGTGAAGGTCACCAACCCCACGGGGCTAGCCGCAACGTTTGCAGTCGGCCTAGCCGCCGCCGGGTTGCTGGGATACGCCTCGTGGAAGCTGTGGAGGGGCTACCTGCACTTCCTCCAAGACAAGGCCGCGGCCTACGGCGCAACTATCTTCACCGCGGGGTGGGCCGTCTTCTTGCTCATCTTCCCCTCCGCCATGTCCGGCGACGTGGGATCGACCCTCCTCTCCGCCGTCCTAGGCATCGCGCTCATGCTGGTGGGCTACGTAATGGGCTTTATACTGCCCGCCTACCGGCTGTACGACAAGACGAAAGACGGGGTCTTCCTAGCCGCCGTAGTCCTCTACGCCGTCGCCCTCGTAGCGCTCATAACCGCCTACATCGGCCTCGTGCTTATGTACATCGGCGTAGGCCGCCTCTCGGAGCGCCAAGACGCGGCGTCCCAGACAACGGGCCAACCCCGTTAAGCTTATAAAACGCGGAAGAGAGATATCTGTGCTAGCGGGGAGCGAGTTCTGGCTTCTCGGAACACTGTTGGTGGTTGTAGTCGCCGTCGTGTTGTTTCTGTTGAGACGGGGAGATGTGGCAGTGTGCCTACCCGACCTCTCGGCAGCGAGGAGGGTGCTTGAGCACGAATTCGACGACGTGTACGTGGATAGGATAGGGGATTTGGTGTTGGTAAAGGGGAGGTACCTAATATTCACCTTCGCCGCTAGGCTAAACTGTGCGGAAGGCCGCTACGAGCTGAGCTGGCCCTGGATATGGCCAATCCTCCTAGCCCTCCTCCTAGGCTCAGTCCCCGGCATGGTCCTATTCTCGCTTGTGCTACTCGTAATCCTTGCATACAAGGCTGGACAGCTCGAAAGAGGAATCAAGCTAGCCGCCACGGCGCTGATGCGTCGAGATTAAGAAGCCCCTATCAGGAGTTACCGAGGGTCCCAAGAAATCTCATACACTAACTCGCTACCGTCCATAGCACGACAAATAGCAGTAGTTTTCAAACACAGGTTTCGCAGGTCACATACCTGAAAAAATGTTTGAGATGGATAAAAAGCTGAGTTAGAGGGGTAGCAATCCAAATGGGAATATTCCAAGCGCTATGTTGGTGAATACGATAGCGTACGCAAACACGACTGAAAGCGTATTTAGCACCTTAATCAAGGGGTTAAGAGATGGGCCTGTCGTATCTTTGAATGGGTCCCCTACAGTATCGCCAATTACAGCTGCTTTGTGTTGCTCCGTCTTTTTGAGGCCTTGGATTTCGATGTATTTCTTGGCGTTGTCCCAGGCGCCGCCGGCGTTGGCCATGAGCAATGCCCTGGGGACTCCGGCTACTATGGCGCCCATGATGAGACCGGCGAGGGCGTTCCAGCCGAGGAGAAGTCCTGTGAGTAGGGGTACTATGATGGCGGCTAGGCCGGGCACTAGGAACTCGCCGAGGGCTCTCCTGGTGGCTATATCGACGACGCGGGCGTAGTCGGGGGTTTCCTTCCACTCCAATATTCCCGGCTTCTCTCTGAACTGGCGGCGGATCTCCTCCACGATCTCCATGGCGGTCTTGCCCACAGCCTCAAGAGTGCGGCTACTGAAGAAGTAGACTATTGAGACTCCTATGAAGGCGCCTATGAGGACGTTGGCATTGATCACGTTTAACACGGAGAGGCTCTCCCTCATCACGTCGACTAGGTTTTTGTGCAGGAGTGTGGTCGCCGATGAGACTATCTCGAATATGAGGGCTATGAAGAGGACCAACGCGGCCAGCGCGGCACTGGCTATGGCGTATCCCTTGGTGGTGGCCTTTGTGGTGTTGCCCACGGAGTCCAAGACGTCTGTTATTTCCCTCACCTCGTCTGGGAGCCCAGCCATCTCCACTACGCCTCCTGCGTTGTCGGAGACGGGGCCGTAGGAGTCGGCGGTTATTATTATCCCGGCCACCACCAGTAGGCCGACGCTGGCCATAGCCGTGCCGAATATCCCGGCCAGGTATTTTGAAAGCTCGCCGAAGCCCTCGACGGGCACTGTGTAGTAACCTATCATGTACGAGATGCCCAGCACCGTCGCGATGACGGCTATTACCGGTATGGCGCTCATCAGCCCGACGCCGTATCCTGTAATTATCACAGTAGCGGGGCTGATCTTAGCCTGCTCGGCTATCCTCTTGACTGGGTTGTAGTTGTAGGAGGTGAAGTAGTCCGTTATCTTCACAACAAGCGGTGCTATCGCCGC from Pyrobaculum arsenaticum DSM 13514 includes:
- the mobB gene encoding molybdopterin-guanine dinucleotide biosynthesis protein B, which gives rise to MTCVIQITGGKDVGKTALAERIIARLKERGYTVVAVKLSHHDPEPPTKDTHRLRKAGADKVVFYNGEVYVVYKRGLECAELDADFIIVEGLRGEKVGYKIHVGPDPPGDADAVVPTPDAPVEIKCVEADPCAVLSALRRHPPPRTRWGVAPPH
- a CDS encoding PadR family transcriptional regulator, with product MKAFTRFKRCIGQGNLWLYVVSILNKKGPLHGYAIIQELRRLGFDISSVYGYVLLKRMVADGVLQEREEGGRKVYVPTEEALEKFRKALDEMQNLVRLLS
- a CDS encoding inositol-3-phosphate synthase is translated as MLIRVGIVGVGNCASALVQGIEMYKRNPEIEPAVAFKDIGGYTPRDIVFASAFEIDARKVGLDLAEAIFQPPNNATVVYKPPKLGVVVRPGPALDGVPAGGLVPKVVEGTVEDVLKELNSTNTHVLVNYLPTGAQKAAEAYAEAALRAGVAFVNAMPASIATSGYWQRRFQERGVPLLGDDTQNQIGATVFHKTIIRLLALRGVKIRDTYQINVGGTPDFVNLMYRKGDKEKTKTAAVKMMAEGQEFDAYISPVAYIHFLGDRKIAHTLVEAEIFGGLTIRIEATLDVHDAWNSAAVVTDSVRLAKLAMDRNIGGPLISASAWGFKNPPVHMSPEDAYKAVLEFIEGKRDR
- a CDS encoding heterodisulfide reductase-related iron-sulfur binding cluster, producing MDARYVEYLGVPHYTFLIVYTLAALSVLALLYGLSKTYRGVGLLAVTKQGVRRLDKSLRFVAEFLSHYRFLSRQVFGGTVHLLLIVGLGISLIGTIIVSVVHYTGVEYGGLFFLVMRFLLDVAAVFIIYGSLAGIYRVYAGRERYGKLANQYILVLLGFLAIAVTGMIMRRYRVDYYLGGPSPWSPLSYLVPPVTHEVYLAAYFVHIAVAFALIAVSPLVMLRHMYLAYANYLLVDRPLGELTTPFELEKVMESGEAEITVGVKKKGEWRGIHGIMFDACTRCSRCQDVCPAFAAKRPLSPMSLITKIAEAKNDADLFEVGITEDEVWACTTCGACMYQCPVYIRHVDYIVDLRRALVFESKVDQKKADLLMSVSQYHNTLMQANVGRHDWLRELGVKHISENPQAEYLLWVGCMGSFDGRAREIVKAFVKILEKAGMLDKVAVLGDEETCCGDPVRRLGEESRFQELVLNNKQIFEKYGVKKLVTICPHGYNTFKNEYPRFGVKLEVYHHVEVLQRLVEEGKITVRGSLESLTIHDPCYLSRHNKVVEPQRKIVVKLGALKEPPRHGERTFCCGAGGANYWYDVPEEKRISHIRFEELAGTGAETIVTQCPFCNAMLTEAKRAKDSAVNVKDIAEVVAEKLA
- the cas4 gene encoding CRISPR-associated protein Cas4, translating into MELLRPRPLCSVARCDDLELDVETALRELKKERDVFRLLPDVYAYRYDFKRLSPSVINDYEYCPRLLWVQHRLGLKLFTKDSAVAIVKGKLLHERYERAVAVYDNVIVEYKVEIDNLVGVVDVVIKRGGVYLPVEIKTGVASREAHKKQLQIYIHLLKAKYGYLVYRDKVEKVERDDSALQVLSEIKKVLTADKPPSVECRKCPFKPICRIS
- a CDS encoding GTP-binding protein, with the protein product MFPPESEEGNVEYKLTLGYQDVDRLAGQLKRRALEGGGEAVYLIGVSDDGRPVGLPDDGLVRALGVLREAARRVGASLYVLRVSEGVRGKVAEVLVRLVGREEPPPTVTVVAMGNVDAGKSTLIGVLTTGRLDDGKGAARAFASRYKHEVLSGRTSAVSLRLLGFSGDAVVNHKLVDPLDEAEVYKRSDKLILLVDVGGHERYLRTALRGLFSSQPDYVMLVVAANSGVQKMTKEHLGIAVALGIPVFVVVTRIDIAPDEVFKRTVDDVVRILKMPGVSKIPFVVRDAGDVVPAAEAMPAGRVAPIFYVSSVTGHGLDLLLRFLSLLPKRRRWDYGGDFLMYVSDIYLVKGVGLVVGGLVERGSLRVGDKIWVGPYGDGGWAQAAVKSIHLNRTPVEAAKAGSFVTVALDKVDKIEKGMTLSARPLKAVKEITAEVLVLRHPTVIRPGFSGVLHYKAVRTGGYIKEIDKGELMVGDSGVVKLELSRPWFIDGGVFVFRNGPTRIFGRVLGTDGASPT
- a CDS encoding winged helix-turn-helix domain-containing protein; this translates as MDKVDIDVVIRILSLLMERPMRKTELWRLSRLNYHSFQKYLQLLVAKGLVAERDGFYYLTERGAKETLSILEWLRRIFYFK